From Sporosarcina sp. Te-1, the proteins below share one genomic window:
- a CDS encoding Mur ligase family protein, giving the protein MKQLTVGQIRKRLGGELIQGSDQMIVKHGAYRIKQLKHTHTILFSRKNIVDWGKLKDYFPLVLVTDSEEGSNEHLAELTIVRVEDANEAYWSFVDYYRSLLDLPVIAITGTSGKTTTKEMTRHLLAAQKKIASTNSSNNSRTAHLHYLLSMDEETEAAVFETAVGAPGDILNAGRYFKPTIGIITNIGTHHLNYCTTLESYIEAKCELFTVVGESGTMILNMDDPTIQKLDREYKGEIITVGINGTYDYTAKEVKYADDGMQFILEHQGQRQPIFVPGYGYHQVSNALAAIAAVHQVGMSLQEAASGLKTFSPLNKQLQLQEGIKGSVLIDDTWSLTTTSLQAALNVLNEIGQGKKKIAVIGTITDLGSWGNVIHKNAGELLAKSGIDVLVTIGKHARIMAQTVAKSRKMQMVMAFNNHIRAIEFISDLVDDQSVVLVKGDMYSKSVNLVAAALKKKS; this is encoded by the coding sequence ATGAAACAGTTAACCGTGGGCCAAATCCGAAAAAGGCTGGGGGGCGAATTGATCCAAGGTTCGGATCAGATGATCGTCAAGCATGGCGCTTATCGAATCAAGCAGTTGAAACATACGCACACCATTTTATTTTCAAGAAAAAATATCGTGGATTGGGGGAAGCTGAAAGACTATTTCCCGCTCGTCCTTGTCACAGATTCAGAAGAGGGGAGTAATGAACATCTGGCCGAGTTGACAATTGTCCGAGTGGAGGATGCAAACGAAGCCTATTGGTCATTTGTTGATTACTACCGGTCATTGTTGGATCTGCCTGTAATTGCGATTACCGGGACCTCCGGTAAAACGACGACGAAGGAAATGACTCGGCATTTATTAGCAGCCCAAAAGAAAATTGCCAGCACGAACAGCAGCAATAATTCCCGTACTGCTCACTTGCACTACTTACTCAGCATGGATGAAGAAACCGAAGCTGCCGTATTTGAAACGGCTGTCGGCGCTCCTGGAGATATTCTGAATGCGGGACGATATTTTAAACCGACTATCGGCATCATTACAAATATTGGAACACACCATTTGAACTACTGCACCACACTAGAAAGCTATATAGAAGCAAAATGTGAACTGTTCACAGTAGTCGGTGAGTCCGGAACCATGATCCTGAATATGGATGACCCAACCATCCAGAAATTAGATCGGGAATATAAGGGGGAAATCATCACTGTCGGAATCAATGGAACTTATGATTATACCGCGAAAGAAGTCAAGTATGCAGATGACGGTATGCAATTCATTTTAGAACATCAGGGTCAACGACAACCCATTTTTGTGCCGGGCTACGGATATCATCAAGTAAGCAATGCATTGGCAGCAATAGCCGCTGTTCATCAGGTGGGCATGTCATTGCAGGAGGCTGCAAGTGGACTGAAGACATTTTCTCCATTGAATAAACAATTGCAACTGCAGGAAGGCATCAAAGGGTCCGTCCTAATTGATGACACGTGGAGCCTTACTACAACATCCCTTCAAGCGGCCCTAAATGTATTGAATGAAATCGGCCAAGGCAAGAAAAAAATCGCTGTCATCGGGACTATTACCGATCTTGGTTCTTGGGGAAATGTCATCCACAAAAACGCAGGCGAATTGCTGGCCAAGAGCGGAATTGATGTCCTGGTCACGATTGGCAAGCATGCGAGGATCATGGCGCAAACCGTAGCAAAATCAAGAAAAATGCAGATGGTCATGGCATTCAATAACCATATCCGTGCGATTGAATTTATCAGTGACTTGGTTGATGATCAATCCGTCGTCCTTGTAAAAGGAGATATGTATAGTAAATCGGTTAATTTGGTAGCGGCTGCTTTGAAGAAGAAAAGCTGA
- a CDS encoding YheC/YheD family protein, with protein sequence MRKITSNIRSLTNFILPQQLRDRQTDERFIVTMQREEENLPWHIASVIKVDGMMAAHSLFRWRIARMRSSLQRIANEVTAKHQDSLTVVLTVNYNPFGKVQLEHHRLHFRNSKWSQNALLRSKNRLTPYLPPTELYTPETVRHFLQQYKEILLKPCIGQEGRGIIQVIRKTDESLEVHQWNEKVTCATYEEVVERLTTSDITKKPYIVQQKLRLAEIEGCPIDFRVVVQKVGNRWIGTGILVKVAATDFFVTNVAQHIIPYEEGIRQSSIARFGARRLKDRLFRVSLAAAKQLERVRPAPDIIGFDMGITQCGKVFILEGNYVPDLAMFHSLEDQEMYWRIKSYQKKNEN encoded by the coding sequence GTGAGAAAGATAACCAGCAATATAAGATCTTTGACAAATTTTATACTTCCTCAGCAATTGCGAGACCGGCAGACCGATGAACGTTTCATTGTCACAATGCAAAGGGAAGAAGAGAACTTACCCTGGCATATCGCCTCTGTTATCAAGGTGGATGGTATGATGGCCGCCCATTCACTGTTCCGTTGGCGTATTGCAAGAATGCGAAGTTCTTTGCAGCGGATTGCGAATGAAGTGACAGCAAAACATCAGGATAGTCTGACCGTTGTCCTTACCGTGAATTACAATCCGTTTGGAAAGGTTCAATTGGAACATCATCGACTACATTTCCGAAATAGCAAATGGAGTCAAAACGCATTGTTAAGAAGCAAAAATAGATTAACTCCCTATCTGCCCCCAACTGAGTTATATACGCCTGAAACTGTTCGTCATTTTCTACAGCAATACAAGGAAATTCTTCTGAAACCTTGTATCGGCCAGGAAGGGAGAGGCATCATCCAGGTCATCCGGAAAACCGATGAAAGTTTAGAGGTTCACCAATGGAACGAGAAAGTTACGTGCGCAACTTATGAAGAAGTAGTAGAACGGTTAACCACTTCCGACATAACGAAAAAACCATATATTGTGCAACAAAAATTAAGGCTGGCTGAAATTGAGGGTTGTCCCATTGATTTTCGTGTTGTTGTGCAAAAGGTTGGAAATCGCTGGATTGGAACGGGAATCCTTGTCAAAGTCGCGGCGACTGATTTTTTTGTGACGAATGTCGCACAGCATATCATACCCTATGAGGAAGGGATCCGACAATCGTCCATTGCCCGTTTCGGTGCACGAAGACTGAAAGACCGGTTGTTTCGAGTAAGTTTGGCGGCTGCCAAGCAACTCGAACGAGTCCGTCCGGCGCCCGATATCATCGGCTTTGATATGGGGATTACACAATGCGGAAAGGTTTTTATATTGGAAGGGAATTATGTACCGGACTTGGCCATGTTCCATTCGCTTGAAGATCAGGAGATGTATTGGAGAATAAAGTCGTACCAAAAGAAAAATGAAAACTAA